In one Corythoichthys intestinalis isolate RoL2023-P3 chromosome 16, ASM3026506v1, whole genome shotgun sequence genomic region, the following are encoded:
- the LOC130904804 gene encoding zinc finger protein 436-like isoform X1: MFSRTTPAAEKFQEDLYGVKQEPPRHQDSTVCKIMHAKVVLRRLEGWFTFDDVGQVHRPECQESAHMGEEEEKESPYVKNVEEKFIHIKEEYFIRVEKPHIEEQHQPQPLKKEQEDPLYVKLEVVDMPKWTDETLKGEDGGPSEANRGAEPMSGSSSKGFQADYLITRPSESDDFTSRSLFCFRKYLGAEPESSGIKEDVDLPQIKEKEREQQLPIKKEEDELPFGQEEEHVTRSTSEPLKSEDGLNEASRGTEPPSEGRSSSRGGLHADIYIAQSDRLGASLHLPYNDDGHKTSDGDDKLCKCSQCGKTFATKQSYRRHMRIHTGEKPFVCSVCGQRFSCNSTLERHTRTHSGEKPFSCTLCGQRFSHKGSLKRHTRTHTGEKPFSCPICGQKFSHNSNLILHTRTHTGEKPFSCSVCGKCFVQAGHLKKHKKTHTGEKPFSCSVCGKGFVQAGDLTKHTRTHTGEKPFSCSVCGQRFSEKGNLKQHKRFHTGEKPFSCSVCGKCFVQSGDLIKHTRTHTGEKPFSCSVCGHRFSEKGNLKQHTRIHIGGKPVSCSVCGKCFVHTGDLTKHTRIHTGKKPFSCSICGQGFTLKDRLKRHVCVGVRSSGQ; the protein is encoded by the exons ATGTTCTCGAGAACTACACCGGCTGCAGAAAAGTTCCAGGAGGACCTTTATGGAGTAAAACAGGAGCCCCCACGTCACCAAGACTCGACTGTGTGCAAAATAATGCACGCAAAGGTTGTTCTTCGCAGACTAGAAGGTTGGTTCACTTTCGATG ATGTCGGTCAAGTGCATCGTCCTGAATGCCAGGAGTCTGCTCACATGGGAGAAGAGGAGGAGAAAGAGTCGCCATACGTCAAGAACGTGGAGGAAAAATTCATCCACATTAAAGAGGAGTATTTCATTAGAGTTGAGAAGCCCCACATTGAGGAGCAGCATCAACCTCAACCCCTCAAAAAGGAGCAGGAGGACCCGCTATATGTTAAACTGGAGGTGGTTGACATGCCCAAGTGGACTGATGAGACCTTGAAGGGTGAAGATGGAGGTCCAAGTGAGGCCAACAGAGGGGCGGAGCCTATGAGTGGCAGCAGTTCAAAAGGATTCCAAGCGGACTACCTCATAACTCGACCATCAGAGAGTGACGACTTCACATCACGCTCGCTGTTCT gtttcagaaaatatcTTGGTGCTGAGCCAGAATCTTCTGGCATAAAAGAGGATGTTGACctcccccaaatcaaagagAAGGAGAGAGAACAgcaacttccaatcaaaaaggaggaggacgAGCTGCCGTTTGGTCAAGAGGAGGAGCATGTCACCAGGTCAACTAGTGAGCCCTTGAAGAGTGAAGATGGTCTGAATGAGGCCAGCAGAGGGACGGAGCCTCCAAGCGAGGGGAGGAGCAGCAGCAGAGGAGGATTGCATGCAGATATTTACATTGCTCAATCAGACAGACTTGGCGCCTCGTTACACTTACCGTACAATGATGATGGTCATAAGACATCTGATGGTGACGACAAACtctgcaaatgctctcagtgtgggaaaacctttgctaCTAAGCAAAGTTATCGTAGGCATATGAGgatccacactggtgaaaagccttttgtctgctcagtttgtggtcaaagattcagttgCAATAGCACCTTAGAACGACACACACGAACCCACAGTGGCGAAAAACCCTtttcctgcacactttgtggtcaaagattcagtcacaAGGGATCCTTAAaacgacacacaagaacccacactggcgaaaaacctttttcctgcccaatttgtggtcaaaaattcagTCACAACAGCAACTTGATACTCcatacaagaacccacactggtgaaaaacctttttcctgctcagtttgtggaaaatGTTTTGTTCAGGCGGGACACttaaaaaagcacaaaaaaactcACACTGGCGAAAAGCCCTTTTCATGCTCTGTTTGTGGAAAAGGTTTTGTTCAGGCGGGAGACTtaacaaaacacacaagaacccacactggcgaaaaacctttttcctgctcagtttgtggccaaaGATTCTCTGAGAAGGGAAacctaaaacaacacaaaagattccacactggagaaaaacctttttcctgctcagtttgtggaaaatGTTTTGTTCAGTCAGGAGACTTaataaaacacacaagaacccacactggcgaaaaacctttttcctgctcagtttgtggccatAGATTCTCTGAGAAGGGAAAcctaaaacaacacacaagaatccacatTGGAGGAAAACCTGTTTCCTGCTCCGTTTGTGGAAAATGTTTTGTTCATACAGGAGACTTAACCaaacacacaagaatccacactggaaaaaaacctttttcctgctcaatttgtggtcaaggattcactctGAAGGATCGGCTTAAGAGGCACGTGTGTGTTGGTGTGAGAAGCAGTGGTCAATGA
- the LOC130904804 gene encoding gastrula zinc finger protein XlCGF57.1-like isoform X2: MFSRTTPAAEKFQEDLYGVKQEPPRHQDSTVCKIMHAKVVLRRLEDVGQVHRPECQESAHMGEEEEKESPYVKNVEEKFIHIKEEYFIRVEKPHIEEQHQPQPLKKEQEDPLYVKLEVVDMPKWTDETLKGEDGGPSEANRGAEPMSGSSSKGFQADYLITRPSESDDFTSRSLFCFRKYLGAEPESSGIKEDVDLPQIKEKEREQQLPIKKEEDELPFGQEEEHVTRSTSEPLKSEDGLNEASRGTEPPSEGRSSSRGGLHADIYIAQSDRLGASLHLPYNDDGHKTSDGDDKLCKCSQCGKTFATKQSYRRHMRIHTGEKPFVCSVCGQRFSCNSTLERHTRTHSGEKPFSCTLCGQRFSHKGSLKRHTRTHTGEKPFSCPICGQKFSHNSNLILHTRTHTGEKPFSCSVCGKCFVQAGHLKKHKKTHTGEKPFSCSVCGKGFVQAGDLTKHTRTHTGEKPFSCSVCGQRFSEKGNLKQHKRFHTGEKPFSCSVCGKCFVQSGDLIKHTRTHTGEKPFSCSVCGHRFSEKGNLKQHTRIHIGGKPVSCSVCGKCFVHTGDLTKHTRIHTGKKPFSCSICGQGFTLKDRLKRHVCVGVRSSGQ, from the exons ATGTTCTCGAGAACTACACCGGCTGCAGAAAAGTTCCAGGAGGACCTTTATGGAGTAAAACAGGAGCCCCCACGTCACCAAGACTCGACTGTGTGCAAAATAATGCACGCAAAGGTTGTTCTTCGCAGACTAGAAG ATGTCGGTCAAGTGCATCGTCCTGAATGCCAGGAGTCTGCTCACATGGGAGAAGAGGAGGAGAAAGAGTCGCCATACGTCAAGAACGTGGAGGAAAAATTCATCCACATTAAAGAGGAGTATTTCATTAGAGTTGAGAAGCCCCACATTGAGGAGCAGCATCAACCTCAACCCCTCAAAAAGGAGCAGGAGGACCCGCTATATGTTAAACTGGAGGTGGTTGACATGCCCAAGTGGACTGATGAGACCTTGAAGGGTGAAGATGGAGGTCCAAGTGAGGCCAACAGAGGGGCGGAGCCTATGAGTGGCAGCAGTTCAAAAGGATTCCAAGCGGACTACCTCATAACTCGACCATCAGAGAGTGACGACTTCACATCACGCTCGCTGTTCT gtttcagaaaatatcTTGGTGCTGAGCCAGAATCTTCTGGCATAAAAGAGGATGTTGACctcccccaaatcaaagagAAGGAGAGAGAACAgcaacttccaatcaaaaaggaggaggacgAGCTGCCGTTTGGTCAAGAGGAGGAGCATGTCACCAGGTCAACTAGTGAGCCCTTGAAGAGTGAAGATGGTCTGAATGAGGCCAGCAGAGGGACGGAGCCTCCAAGCGAGGGGAGGAGCAGCAGCAGAGGAGGATTGCATGCAGATATTTACATTGCTCAATCAGACAGACTTGGCGCCTCGTTACACTTACCGTACAATGATGATGGTCATAAGACATCTGATGGTGACGACAAACtctgcaaatgctctcagtgtgggaaaacctttgctaCTAAGCAAAGTTATCGTAGGCATATGAGgatccacactggtgaaaagccttttgtctgctcagtttgtggtcaaagattcagttgCAATAGCACCTTAGAACGACACACACGAACCCACAGTGGCGAAAAACCCTtttcctgcacactttgtggtcaaagattcagtcacaAGGGATCCTTAAaacgacacacaagaacccacactggcgaaaaacctttttcctgcccaatttgtggtcaaaaattcagTCACAACAGCAACTTGATACTCcatacaagaacccacactggtgaaaaacctttttcctgctcagtttgtggaaaatGTTTTGTTCAGGCGGGACACttaaaaaagcacaaaaaaactcACACTGGCGAAAAGCCCTTTTCATGCTCTGTTTGTGGAAAAGGTTTTGTTCAGGCGGGAGACTtaacaaaacacacaagaacccacactggcgaaaaacctttttcctgctcagtttgtggccaaaGATTCTCTGAGAAGGGAAacctaaaacaacacaaaagattccacactggagaaaaacctttttcctgctcagtttgtggaaaatGTTTTGTTCAGTCAGGAGACTTaataaaacacacaagaacccacactggcgaaaaacctttttcctgctcagtttgtggccatAGATTCTCTGAGAAGGGAAAcctaaaacaacacacaagaatccacatTGGAGGAAAACCTGTTTCCTGCTCCGTTTGTGGAAAATGTTTTGTTCATACAGGAGACTTAACCaaacacacaagaatccacactggaaaaaaacctttttcctgctcaatttgtggtcaaggattcactctGAAGGATCGGCTTAAGAGGCACGTGTGTGTTGGTGTGAGAAGCAGTGGTCAATGA